One Styela clava chromosome 4, kaStyClav1.hap1.2, whole genome shotgun sequence genomic window, TTGAGTATGATATTTTAAAACGTTTCTAATGAACTCTGTATCTTCCAGCAATATTACTTGACCTATATTATACAGTTTTGCGGAGTTGTTTATTGTGGACTGTGTTGTCGTTTTGTTTCACAATGCCAGAACGAGTTCCCCTTacttttgtttgaagaaaacTATGCTTGATAAAACATTATTCATTTCATTCTGAAAGGTCCCAATTTATCATGTTACCCTGCTGGGAATGTAACTGTGGAATCAGATTTCATTTCGTACGCAACATCATATTGTTGGGAATCATCGAATGTGTCATTGTCAGAAACCAACAGCAACGGCAACAACAACGCTTGTAATGTGGATACAAACATTTCTTCAGAAAATCTTTCAAAACATCCATCATATCTAAAGACATTTCTCCAATGGATGCCTTATGGGATGATAATCGAAGTAGGTGTAGATTTCGCCGCTCTTGGAACTGTTAATTGTTAAAATTTTCCCTGTTTGGGTAATTACCCCTTTCGATGAATTGAAATGAATAACTTCAAAAATGTATCAGAAAAGAAGACTCAAATTTACGCGTAATGACTCACATAAACTGTATTCTTTCAAAAAAAAGAACAGTTTTCgatgaaaaaaacataaatatataaaatcggCTAAGTATACTTCAGAAAGCTTACTGAAAAATATGCTTCATTCTAATCTTTCTTAAATCATATGGTAGATAGAAATAAATCATAGGGAATAACTCACCCAATTGGATATTATGAAGATTCCATGCattaaataaatcataaaacatattctaaattgtgaaatttttctcAGGCTTTTTTTTTTGCGTTGCCGTCTGTTTGGTGGCATTTCCGTGTCGGTGCTAGATTGATGGGACATTTgaaattcatgaaaatattgataGACGATGTCTATGAATTTGTGAAGACAAAGAAACGAGGAACATATCGCAAGTAAGTAATATTATttacaggcttgtccatgggacaaaTTTTTCTGTCCAATTCCAATCCCATAGCATTTATGCCTGTTCTATCCCATCTCATGAGATTCCCATTGGaagaaaattcaataaaatattttaaatctaggtttagcgtctactaagtAAGGCTACATGTACGAAgggacatgcaaaacaacaaagttTACGgtctttgttaactttatattcataactatcatacatgtgtccatcagccccttcacgaagtatattgttaatgctgaatatgttttgctctttatGACTAACAAGAgatctatgctcaaatatatggacacgaagtccatcacgaaatgttttaccatcatttccccgaaaatcatacggttttcgtgtcccacgtatGCCATGGGatatacaaatgtgtgctgtcccatcccatctcatGAGACGTTTCCCTTGGACGAGCctgattatttaaaattatgcaGGTTTATAATAATTACTTCATAAATTAATCTCGCATTATTGTGTTCTTGAGGCTCTATCAAAATGTTTGATAATAAAATACAGTATTTCGTGGCTCATTTCTAATTAGACTGCAGAAATCTATCAAATATTACTTTGTTTGCAGTGCAATACtcgcaagtttttttttcacaaaatcctTTGTGGCTTCTTCGCCAATGACACaaaatttttctcataaatcCACCCAACAAATATCACACTTTTACTATTTGTCATGACATTCTCTTTAGAGGTTCAACCTATGACAGTCGGAGCTATTATTTAGATGGATGGAGCAGCTATGATCCACAATACAAACGACAAGGATTAGACTCAGATACTGAATCTGAATCATCGGATCCAGAAGATTCGAATCCTTCTCCAAACACTGCAACAGGAATCAGACAAAGGAATGGAAGAAATGTCAATTCTGACAGTGCAGAAGACGCACCGCTCGATTCATCAAAAAAAGCTGCTGGTCAGTTAGAAGAAGTCTCAAGTCATGCTAATCCCTCAGCTTCAAGGATACAGCAACGCAAAAATACACAGAAGGTCAAAACGAAGAAGGTAGAAGTATGCGGGTTTCAAATAGAACTATAATAATTTTTAGGTGCTATAATCTTTCTGATTCATTccttatttattgaaaatcaaaCTTCAGCATTATCACTGTACTGAAACTAGTAATTGATATATTATAACAATTTTAATTTCTCAGAAAAGCATAGAGGACAGCTGGTACGTTCGATTATTTTTCGGTAACATGCgcgatagaaatttattttctatgcTTTGCTTCGAAAATTTTGCTTCACTCGAGCAATATCCTTACATCTTGTCCGTGTACAAAGTCACCGATATTGAAGAAGACAAAAAGGATAAAGATTTGATAGGACCGAAGACTCAGTGTATCCTGCGACTTGTGTCAAATCAAAAGAACATGAGTGGTCGTTTCCTAATAAAAGCATATCTTCTTAAACATGTTTTTGGCTTCCTTGTTTCCTTATCTGTACTGGCTGTGACTGCGTGGGTTCTCGTGACAATTGGATCTGATGGATGGACTTCTGAAAGCTTCCAGTGAGTATAGAATGTAATTATTGTAGTTACTGTGATTTAGGAAGCTTTACTGCCACCACGCAGTACCCGTAGGATCCAAAGTAGCAATTGCTACTCAGCCATCTATTTACATTTCAGGCCGTTTTGTACTTTGTTACTTTATACGCGATATCCAATTTAGTTGTTTAGTTGCCAATCGTTTCGATCAATCTCATACAGTGGATGAATCCTAACTTTATGTGGAAAAGTAGTGAATAAATTACTTTGACCTTGGGGTACCGATCCCCATAGTTGGAAGCTTgtggaggtgttgaaaagtttCACAGAGGGCGAAAAAATCTAATAGCAAAACCTTGTCTCGGTGTCGACTCCTAAAATTACATCCCGGTAACAACTCACAGTTCCGACAGAAACACGTATAAGTGAAATTGGTAAAGGCAACGGAAATGTAACTTGGTGCGCACTTTTCCGTGCAAATTTATATTGCCATTAAAAACGAAATTCACTTGAATATAATACTGTACAAAACTGTACCCTACAAAGGTTGCTAACCCTAAAAGTACTCAATTGCTAGAAAGCATTTTACCTTATACGGCCCATCGGGCGTCTATGCCTTCCAACCAATGGCCGATATAGTGACGTTAATTAtagcttattttatattttggcgTTTTTAGTGTTAAAAGTTGTTTAAATCGTAAATATGAtatctaatattatttttgttttaggtGTGACATCGCCTATCACGAAGACAAATGCATGATTTGTACTCTGCATCGGAAGAGAGACATGATCGCATTTCTCGTGGTTAACCTGTTAGTGAACTTCGCATATTTACTTCTCTCTGTTTCCCAATGGATATTCATCCGAAGAAGTGAGAATCGCGCAACTTGTTATTACCTGGAAGACATACGAGATCTCGGCAGTGTTGCGCTGCACCAAAAGAAATGGAAAAAGGGAGGAAACTGAGAATATATAAGATTACATGTGATTAGAAATAACTGAAGTAGAATGAAGAATATAAGTATCCATAGATAAATGAAATAGGAAATGTCAAATTTGCTTTAATGGACCTCCGAAAGCTGACTTTATTGTAATGCAATTTTATATACACAATGCACTGCTGCTGTACTTCATCCTTCACAAACCTTcactgatttgaatattttagagtACTTCATCCTTCacaaacttcaaatttttttactgttttcatgATTTGCTAATGTAGTGCTTTATCGTTCGAGTTTTCTATACAATTCAACATCGTTCGTGTCAATCAGGAGATGCGCGGATGCAGTAAAAATGCAGATCGATCGCCCAAACGCAATTTCAAATGTCTATTTCCCATTTCAGAAAGTTGATAAATAATCTTCAAGTATGAAAAGAGAATCATCTTCACATATATGTAATGCTTTATTACTGTCTTGCTAACAGTCGTTGTGCAATGCTATCGCTGAGGTCTTTGTCGAGCactattacgtaacaataaaggGAATATTAATGGATTTGTGATTGCTGATTCGATGCGTGTCAAACATGTTAACTGCAGAGCCAGGGCATGGTTCAGAGAACGTCATCAGTACATTGAAATGACTGGAGAGACCTCAGACTACTTTGTAACCATGACTTATGTAAGAATTATCTCTATACCAGAAACATTGACTTGATTACGATAATTTAACTGATAATTCAGTCTTCAGTTAATCGAAAGACACAATATAATTATAggcaataaattaaaacattataatttgaacaatatttatcgCAAGACACAATCAAAAATTCCACTTCATACTTTTACGTTAACCATTTCACCCTGCATTGGGACATATGTGCTAAAAATTGGACAAATGTGGGTCGCGGCATTTGGGGGACACC contains:
- the LOC144422261 gene encoding uncharacterized protein LOC144422261 — protein: MASASEVAQGLENASQKQEKEIVIELGSDRILHYIGVYLVLFLAAVSKLSEAIGPNLSCYPAGNVTVESDFISYATSYCWESSNVSLSETNSNGNNNACNVDTNISSENLSKHPSYLKTFLQWMPYGMIIEAFFFALPSVWWHFRVGARLMGHLKFMKILIDDVYEFVKTKKRGTYRKGSTYDSRSYYLDGWSSYDPQYKRQGLDSDTESESSDPEDSNPSPNTATGIRQRNGRNVNSDSAEDAPLDSSKKAAGQLEEVSSHANPSASRIQQRKNTQKVKTKKKSIEDSWYVRLFFGNMRDRNLFSMLCFENFASLEQYPYILSVYKVTDIEEDKKDKDLIGPKTQCILRLVSNQKNMSGRFLIKAYLLKHVFGFLVSLSVLAVTAWVLVTIGSDGWTSESFQCDIAYHEDKCMICTLHRKRDMIAFLVVNLLVNFAYLLLSVSQWIFIRRSENRATCYYLEDIRDLGSVALHQKKWKKGGN